CCCGACCATCTTGCGGCCGTGGCGCTGACTGACGCCGCGCGCTTCTACGGCAAGCTCACCCGGACGGATCTGCCCGGGGCACCGTACTGGGTGCCCCGAACCTTCTACTTCCTGGCCACGCACCTCAGGCTGCACCCGCCGGTGGCGTTCGTGGTGGACGTGTCGGACGTGTACGAGCAGAAGCGGGCGGCCATCCTTGCTTACCGCTCGCAGTTCGAGGCCAACGACGCGGGCCGGACCGTTCCCGGCCGCGTGGAGGTCAGGGATCGCTACTACGGCGGGCTGATAGGCAGAGAGTTTGGGGAGCCGTTTTTGTCCCGGGAGCCTGTCGGGGTGGAGGATCTGGCCCGGCTCCTCTGGTAGCAGCCCGGTAGCAGCTTGGTCCGAATGGCCGGGCGTGTAAGGTGGGGTTTCGTTGGGTTCAACGCGTCCCGCAGCGCCGTGTGCCGAGCAGGTGCGCCAGCAACCCGAGGCCGTGGGGCGGTCGGACTGGGAGATCCCCCCCGCCGGTGAGACCCTCATCGAACCCTCGGGGCCGGAGCTGATTGAAGTCGTCCGGGCCGGCGCGCAGGCGCTCGAAAGCCAGAGGTTTCAGGTGGGCGGGTTGAGCGCCGGCAGCCTGCGTCGAGCGGCCAGGGAGGCCGCCCTGGCCATCGGGCGGTCCTTCGCGGAGCGGTTCGGGCTGTGGCGGGGCCCTGGCGGACAGGAGCCCGACGCGGCGGCTCCCCGTTACTTCGTGGTGACCGGGCACCAGCCCGTTTTCGCCCACCCCGGGATCCTGATCAAAAACGCCCTGGTCGAAGCTGTGGCGCGCCGCCTGCCCGGAGCCGTTGCCATCAACGTCGTCGTGGACTACGACACCGCCCCCGATCTCTCGGCGCCGGCCCCCCGGCGGGAGGGCGGGCGGCTTGAGGCAGGGCCCGTGCGGCTCATGCCGGTGGGTTATGGGCGGCCCTTCTGCCATGTCCCGCCGCCATCCGCGGCTCAGTGGGAGGTT
This genomic interval from Bacillota bacterium contains the following:
- a CDS encoding PIG-L family deacetylase; translation: RGLGVAILDLTNGEPTPHGSPEKRHQESHAAARTLGVAARVTLALPNRYLSDSVDNRRLVASAIRLLRPRLLLAHYWEDAHPDHLAAVALTDAARFYGKLTRTDLPGAPYWVPRTFYFLATHLRLHPPVAFVVDVSDVYEQKRAAILAYRSQFEANDAGRTVPGRVEVRDRYYGGLIGREFGEPFLSREPVGVEDLARLLW